One stretch of Streptomyces peucetius DNA includes these proteins:
- a CDS encoding SDR family NAD(P)-dependent oxidoreductase — MSVPSGAPAAPEEPTRRPEAPVVLITGASSGIGAAVAHRFAAAPGWRLLLHGRDTERLAEVASRTGGVALAADLADPAGAAHLARTALGSAGHVDVLVAAAGIGWAGPFTAMPPKVIDEMLAVDLASVVHLVRRLLPPMVARGRGRLVLMGSLAGAVGVADEAVYSAAKAALGAFAESLRYELRGSGVEICLMLPAIVDTPFFERRGTPYRRSTPKPVPAAQVAEEVWRAVVRRNRDEVFIPRWLKLPTRIHGAVPVVFRRLAARFG, encoded by the coding sequence ATGTCTGTGCCGTCCGGGGCGCCCGCGGCGCCCGAGGAGCCGACGAGAAGACCGGAGGCGCCGGTGGTACTGATCACCGGCGCCTCCTCCGGGATCGGCGCGGCCGTCGCGCACCGCTTCGCCGCCGCCCCGGGCTGGCGCCTGCTGCTGCACGGACGCGATACGGAGCGCCTCGCCGAGGTGGCGAGCCGCACCGGAGGAGTCGCGCTGGCGGCCGACCTGGCCGACCCGGCCGGCGCCGCGCACCTCGCCCGTACGGCCCTCGGGTCCGCCGGGCACGTGGACGTCCTCGTGGCGGCGGCGGGCATCGGCTGGGCCGGGCCGTTCACCGCCATGCCGCCCAAGGTGATCGACGAGATGCTCGCCGTCGACCTGGCGTCCGTGGTCCACCTGGTGCGCCGGCTGCTGCCGCCGATGGTCGCCCGGGGGAGGGGGCGGCTCGTGCTCATGGGTTCCCTCGCCGGAGCCGTCGGTGTCGCGGACGAAGCGGTGTACTCGGCGGCCAAGGCGGCGCTCGGCGCCTTCGCCGAGAGCCTCCGCTACGAGCTGAGGGGCAGCGGCGTGGAGATCTGCCTGATGCTGCCGGCCATCGTCGACACTCCCTTCTTCGAGCGGCGCGGCACTCCCTACCGCCGGTCCACCCCGAAACCCGTTCCCGCCGCACAGGTCGCGGAAGAGGTGTGGCGCGCGGTCGTGCGGCGCAACCGGGACGAGGTGTTCATCCCCCGGTGGCTGAAGCTGCCGACGCGCATCCACGGCGCGGTGCCGGTGGTCTTCCGGCGTCTCGCCGCGCGCTTCGGCTGA
- a CDS encoding oxygenase MpaB family protein gives MNSPAHRIPSVRRQLGSSLFARVAGPSGPENRTRIHDTPGPRWFGPDRPIRTVHGDASMFIGGLSALLLQSLHPLAMAAVAAHSGYRGDPWGRLQRTSTFLAVTTYGTADDARDAVQSVRAVHARVAGLTGSGEPYHASDPHLLGWVHVAEVHTFLSAHQRYGKHPLDAAGCDGYVADTARVAEALGVIDPPRDRAGLSERLAAYRPELRATREAREAARFMLLHPPLPWVARAPYAVLAANAVALLPPWARKPLGLPYAPAVERRCVHPTGTVLTGTIRWAMAPPPPPSGQV, from the coding sequence ATGAACAGCCCGGCGCACCGGATCCCGAGTGTGCGGCGACAGCTGGGCAGCAGCCTCTTCGCCCGTGTCGCAGGCCCCTCGGGTCCCGAGAACCGTACCCGTATCCATGACACACCGGGGCCGCGCTGGTTCGGGCCCGACCGGCCGATCCGCACCGTCCACGGCGACGCCTCCATGTTCATCGGCGGGCTGAGCGCCCTGCTGCTGCAGTCGCTGCATCCGCTGGCCATGGCCGCCGTCGCCGCGCACTCCGGTTACCGGGGCGACCCGTGGGGGCGGCTCCAGCGCACCAGCACGTTCCTCGCGGTGACGACGTACGGGACGGCGGACGACGCGCGCGACGCGGTTCAGTCCGTGCGGGCCGTCCACGCGCGCGTGGCCGGCCTGACGGGGTCGGGCGAGCCGTACCACGCCTCGGACCCGCATCTCCTGGGCTGGGTGCACGTCGCCGAGGTCCACACCTTCCTGTCCGCGCATCAGCGCTACGGGAAGCATCCGCTGGACGCGGCCGGCTGCGACGGGTACGTCGCCGACACGGCACGGGTCGCCGAGGCCCTCGGTGTGATCGACCCGCCGCGCGACCGTGCCGGGCTGTCCGAGCGGCTCGCCGCGTACCGCCCCGAACTCCGGGCCACGCGGGAGGCACGGGAGGCCGCCCGCTTCATGCTCCTCCACCCGCCGCTGCCCTGGGTGGCGCGAGCTCCGTACGCGGTCCTGGCCGCGAACGCGGTCGCTCTGCTGCCGCCATGGGCCAGGAAGCCGCTCGGACTGCCGTACGCGCCGGCCGTGGAGAGGCGCTGCGTGCATCCGACCGGGACGGTGCTGACCGGCACCATCCGGTGGGCCATGGCGCCCCCTCCCCCGCCCTCCGGGCAGGTCTGA
- a CDS encoding SDR family oxidoreductase: protein MSIVVTGATGQLGRLVIEELLARVPAEQIVAVVRDKAKAAPLAERGVELRVADYSRPGTLADVFGAGDTVLLISGSEVGQRVPQHTAVIDAAKAAGVARLVYTGVLGGPAAAFKLADEHRATEQAVLDSGLPYTFLRNGWYSENYTAQIPVQLEHGIVGSAGDGRVGSASRADYAAAAAVVLTSDGHDGKAYELSGDHAWTLAEYAAALSEQSGREVAYQDVPADVHRSVLTGAGVPEPLAEILVDVDVSAVRRDLLQGGSGDLRRLIGRPTTPIADSIATALDGEPSGTAR from the coding sequence ATGAGCATCGTCGTCACCGGAGCCACCGGGCAGCTGGGCCGCCTCGTCATCGAGGAGCTGCTGGCCAGGGTTCCCGCCGAGCAGATCGTCGCCGTCGTACGGGACAAGGCGAAGGCCGCCCCCCTGGCGGAGCGCGGCGTGGAGCTGCGCGTGGCCGACTACAGCAGGCCGGGGACCCTCGCGGACGTCTTCGGAGCCGGTGACACCGTCCTGCTGATCTCCGGCAGCGAGGTCGGACAGCGCGTCCCGCAGCACACCGCGGTCATCGACGCCGCCAAGGCGGCCGGCGTGGCCAGGCTCGTGTACACCGGCGTCCTCGGCGGCCCCGCGGCCGCCTTCAAGCTCGCCGACGAGCACCGGGCCACCGAACAGGCCGTTCTCGACTCCGGCCTGCCGTACACCTTCCTCCGCAACGGCTGGTACAGCGAGAACTACACCGCCCAGATCCCGGTGCAGCTCGAGCACGGGATCGTCGGCAGCGCCGGCGACGGCCGCGTCGGCTCCGCCTCCCGCGCCGACTACGCGGCCGCCGCAGCCGTCGTCCTCACCAGCGACGGCCACGACGGCAAGGCGTACGAGCTCAGCGGCGACCACGCCTGGACCCTGGCGGAGTACGCCGCCGCGCTGTCCGAGCAGTCCGGCCGGGAGGTGGCGTACCAGGACGTCCCCGCAGACGTGCACCGCTCCGTCCTCACCGGCGCCGGTGTCCCGGAGCCGCTGGCCGAGATCCTCGTCGACGTCGATGTCAGCGCCGTCCGGCGGGACTTGCTCCAGGGCGGCAGCGGCGACCTGCGCCGTCTGATCGGCCGGCCGACGACGCCGATCGCCGACAGCATCGCCACCGCGCTGGACGGCGAGCCGTCGGGTACGGCCCGCTGA
- the ctaD gene encoding cytochrome c oxidase subunit I, which produces MASESGPRLDVQSEDAYENELPVQRRQPGNVVIKWLTTTDHKTIGTLYMSTAFGFFLIGGLMALFMRAELARPGTQIMSNEQFNQAFTMHGTVMLLMFATPLFAGFANWIMPLQIGAPDVAFPRLNMFAYWLYLFGSLIAVAGFLTPQGAADFGWFAYSPLNDAVHTPGVGADMWIMGLAFSGFGTILGSVNFISTIICMRAPGMTMFRMPMFTWTVLLTGVLVLLAFPVLAAALFALEADRKFGAHVFDPANGGALLWQHLFWFFGHPEVYIIALPFFGIVSEIIPVFSRKPLFGYIGLVGATIAIAGLSVTVWAHHMYVTGGVLLPFFSFMTFLIAVPTGVKFFNWIGTMWKGTLSFETPMLWAVGFLVTFLFGGLTGIILASPPLDFHVSDSYFVVAHFHYVVFGTVVFAMFAGFHFWWPKFTGKMLDERLGKITFWTLFTGFHGTFLVQHWLGAEGMPRRYADYLAADGFTALNTVSTIASFLLGASMLPFMYNVWKTAKYGRKLEVDDPWGYGRSLEWATSCPPPRHNFTTLPRIRSESPAFDLHHPGIATLDEVTDAGRRDVYEPGRGVAPPLGEDKDGR; this is translated from the coding sequence GTGGCATCTGAGTCAGGTCCTCGCCTCGACGTGCAGTCGGAGGACGCGTACGAGAACGAACTGCCGGTGCAGCGCAGGCAGCCCGGCAACGTCGTGATCAAGTGGCTGACGACCACCGACCACAAGACGATCGGCACGCTCTACATGTCGACCGCGTTCGGCTTCTTCCTGATCGGCGGCCTGATGGCGCTCTTCATGCGCGCCGAACTGGCCCGGCCGGGCACGCAGATCATGTCGAACGAGCAGTTCAACCAGGCGTTCACGATGCACGGCACAGTGATGCTGCTGATGTTCGCGACGCCGCTGTTCGCCGGATTCGCAAACTGGATCATGCCGCTGCAGATCGGCGCGCCGGACGTGGCGTTCCCGCGGCTGAACATGTTCGCGTACTGGCTGTACCTCTTCGGCTCGCTGATCGCGGTGGCCGGCTTCCTCACCCCGCAGGGCGCCGCCGACTTCGGCTGGTTCGCCTACTCCCCGCTGAACGACGCCGTGCACACACCGGGTGTCGGCGCCGACATGTGGATCATGGGTCTGGCCTTCTCCGGCTTCGGCACGATCCTCGGTTCGGTCAACTTCATCAGCACGATCATCTGCATGCGTGCCCCCGGCATGACGATGTTCCGGATGCCGATGTTCACCTGGACCGTGCTGCTGACCGGTGTACTGGTCCTGCTGGCCTTCCCGGTGCTCGCCGCGGCGCTGTTCGCCCTGGAGGCGGACCGCAAGTTCGGCGCCCACGTCTTCGACCCGGCCAACGGCGGCGCGCTGCTGTGGCAGCACCTCTTCTGGTTCTTCGGCCATCCGGAGGTGTACATCATCGCCCTGCCGTTCTTCGGCATCGTCTCGGAGATCATTCCGGTCTTCTCCCGCAAGCCGCTGTTCGGTTACATCGGCCTGGTGGGCGCGACGATCGCGATCGCCGGTCTGTCGGTGACGGTGTGGGCGCACCACATGTACGTCACCGGCGGAGTGCTGCTGCCGTTCTTCTCGTTCATGACGTTCCTCATCGCCGTACCGACCGGCGTGAAGTTCTTCAACTGGATCGGCACGATGTGGAAGGGCACTCTCTCGTTCGAGACACCGATGCTGTGGGCCGTCGGATTCCTCGTGACGTTCCTGTTCGGCGGCCTGACCGGCATCATCCTGGCGTCGCCGCCGCTGGACTTCCACGTCTCCGACTCGTACTTCGTCGTCGCGCACTTCCACTACGTCGTCTTCGGCACCGTGGTCTTCGCGATGTTCGCCGGGTTCCACTTCTGGTGGCCGAAGTTCACCGGCAAGATGCTGGACGAGCGGCTCGGCAAGATCACCTTCTGGACACTGTTCACCGGCTTCCACGGCACCTTCCTGGTGCAGCACTGGCTGGGTGCGGAAGGCATGCCGCGGCGTTACGCGGACTACCTCGCCGCCGACGGCTTCACCGCGCTGAACACGGTCTCCACGATCGCCTCGTTCCTGCTCGGCGCCTCGATGCTGCCGTTCATGTACAACGTCTGGAAGACCGCGAAGTACGGCAGGAAGCTCGAGGTCGACGACCCGTGGGGCTACGGCCGTTCGCTCGAGTGGGCGACCTCGTGTCCGCCGCCGCGGCACAACTTCACCACGCTGCCGCGCATCCGCAGCGAATCGCCGGCGTTCGACCTGCACCACCCCGGCATCGCCACCCTCGACGAGGTTACGGACGCGGGACGGCGCGACGTCTACGAGCCCGGGCGGGGAGTCGCACCACCGCTCGGCGAGGACAAGGACGGAAGGTGA
- a CDS encoding winged helix-turn-helix transcriptional regulator — MSVRNETVAAQLRAPDVNAADCPSRLVLEHVTSRWAVLLLATLLDGTHRFSELRRTVGGVSEKMLAQTLQTLERDGFVHREAHPVIPPRVEYSLTPLGEEAARQVWALARWAESRVPEVLAAREVHDREKDSAAKARG, encoded by the coding sequence ATGAGCGTGAGAAACGAGACCGTCGCCGCTCAGCTCCGGGCGCCCGACGTCAATGCCGCGGACTGCCCCTCACGGCTGGTCCTGGAGCACGTCACCAGCCGCTGGGCGGTGCTCCTGCTCGCCACACTGCTCGACGGCACGCACCGATTCAGCGAACTGCGCCGCACGGTAGGCGGGGTGAGCGAGAAGATGCTCGCGCAGACGCTGCAGACCCTGGAACGGGACGGCTTCGTCCACCGCGAGGCACATCCGGTCATCCCGCCGCGCGTCGAGTACTCCCTCACGCCCCTCGGCGAGGAGGCCGCCCGCCAGGTGTGGGCGCTGGCACGCTGGGCGGAGTCACGGGTGCCTGAGGTGCTGGCCGCGCGCGAGGTCCACGACCGGGAGAAGGACAGCGCCGCGAAGGCCCGGGGCTGA
- a CDS encoding molybdopterin oxidoreductase family protein: MDASVDRIAQPWGGRTPYARHGQWPTRVDTHLAEGVAADDVERWVQSASILHSDGDAMDIAVRDGRIVGVRGRAIDRVNRGRLGPKDLYAWQANASPDRLTRPLVREGGRLVESDWETAMGRIVSRSRGLLDERGPGSIGFYTSGQLFLEEYYTLAVLARAGIGTNHLDGNTRLCTSTAAEALKESFGCDGQPGTYDDIDHADVIALFGHNLAETQPVQWMRILDRLEGADPPRLVCVDPRPTRVARRSTVHLAPRIGTNVALLNALLHETIRHDRVDHAYIEAHTVGFEELADRVKDCTAEWASAICDVPARLITEAAEVVGTTDRLLSTVLQGVYQSHQATAAAVQINNLHLIRGMLGRPGAGLLQMNGQPTAQNTRECGANGDLPGFRNWENDQHVAELAKVWNVEPTTIPHYAPPTHAMQMFRYAEQGSIRMLWISGTNPAVSLPELSRIRSILSQDRLFTVVQDLFLTETAQLADVVLPAATWGEKTGTFTNADRTVHLSDKAVEPPGEARPDLDIFLDYAARMDFRDKDGAPLVSWTGPESAFEAWKRCSAGRPCDYTGLTYGRLRGASGIQWPCTEDAPDGTPRLYTEGISWAHPDDCENYGKDLLTGASSGVVEYRSLNPDGKAMIKAAGFMPLHEAPSQDHPFQLTTGRTVYHFHTRTKTARAPQLNAAAPEVWVEISEADAAARELEEGDLVEVSTPRGALRGRLRVTGLRQGALFVPFHYGYWDTPAGYGPDATTPGRAANETTVTDWDPASKQPLFKTAAAALTLVAKGGGQHSPAPTTTASEPGPGSGVPATEGGPDARVLQTTDENRVPQEGGSR, translated from the coding sequence GTGGATGCTTCGGTGGACCGGATCGCCCAGCCCTGGGGAGGCCGTACCCCGTACGCGCGACACGGGCAGTGGCCGACGCGGGTGGACACCCACCTGGCCGAGGGGGTCGCGGCGGACGACGTGGAACGGTGGGTGCAGTCGGCGTCCATCCTTCACTCGGACGGGGACGCCATGGACATCGCCGTACGGGACGGCCGCATCGTCGGTGTGCGCGGACGGGCGATCGATCGCGTCAACCGCGGCAGGCTCGGCCCCAAGGACCTGTACGCCTGGCAGGCGAACGCTTCGCCCGACCGGCTGACGCGGCCGCTGGTCCGTGAGGGCGGGCGGCTGGTGGAGAGCGACTGGGAGACGGCGATGGGCCGGATCGTCTCCCGCTCCCGCGGACTCCTCGACGAACGCGGTCCCGGATCCATCGGCTTCTACACCTCGGGCCAGCTGTTCCTGGAGGAGTACTACACGCTCGCGGTGCTCGCCCGGGCCGGCATCGGGACGAACCACCTCGACGGCAACACCCGTCTGTGCACCTCCACCGCCGCCGAGGCGCTCAAGGAGTCCTTCGGCTGCGACGGCCAGCCCGGCACCTACGACGACATCGACCACGCCGACGTCATCGCGCTCTTCGGCCACAACCTCGCCGAGACGCAGCCCGTGCAGTGGATGCGCATCCTCGACCGGCTGGAGGGCGCGGACCCGCCGCGTCTGGTGTGCGTCGACCCGCGGCCCACGCGGGTGGCCCGCCGGTCGACAGTCCACCTGGCCCCGCGCATCGGCACGAACGTGGCGCTGCTCAACGCCCTGCTGCACGAGACGATCCGTCACGACCGGGTCGACCACGCGTACATCGAGGCGCACACGGTCGGATTCGAGGAACTGGCCGACCGGGTCAAGGACTGCACCGCGGAATGGGCGTCCGCCATCTGCGACGTGCCCGCCCGGCTGATCACCGAGGCGGCGGAGGTCGTCGGCACCACCGACCGGCTCCTGTCCACGGTGCTGCAGGGCGTCTACCAGTCCCACCAGGCCACCGCCGCCGCCGTCCAGATCAACAACCTGCATCTGATCCGGGGCATGCTCGGACGGCCGGGCGCCGGCCTGCTGCAGATGAACGGGCAGCCCACCGCCCAGAACACCCGCGAATGCGGCGCCAACGGCGATCTGCCGGGCTTCCGCAACTGGGAGAACGACCAGCACGTGGCCGAGCTGGCGAAGGTGTGGAACGTCGAACCCACCACGATCCCGCACTACGCGCCGCCCACCCACGCCATGCAGATGTTCCGCTACGCCGAACAGGGCTCGATCCGCATGCTGTGGATCAGCGGAACCAACCCGGCCGTCTCCCTTCCCGAGCTCTCCCGCATCCGCTCGATCCTGTCCCAGGACCGGCTGTTCACCGTCGTCCAGGACCTGTTCCTCACCGAGACGGCACAGCTCGCGGACGTCGTCCTGCCCGCCGCGACCTGGGGCGAGAAGACCGGCACGTTCACCAATGCCGACCGTACGGTGCACCTGTCCGACAAGGCCGTGGAGCCGCCGGGCGAAGCACGCCCGGACCTGGACATCTTCCTCGACTACGCCGCCCGCATGGACTTCCGTGACAAGGACGGGGCACCGCTGGTCTCCTGGACCGGCCCCGAGTCGGCGTTCGAGGCGTGGAAGCGCTGCAGCGCCGGCCGGCCGTGCGACTACACGGGCCTCACCTACGGCCGGCTGCGCGGTGCCAGCGGGATCCAGTGGCCCTGCACGGAGGACGCGCCCGACGGCACACCACGCCTGTACACGGAAGGCATCAGCTGGGCGCACCCCGACGACTGCGAGAACTACGGCAAGGACCTGCTGACCGGCGCGTCCTCCGGTGTCGTCGAGTACCGCTCCCTCAACCCGGACGGCAAGGCGATGATCAAGGCGGCCGGGTTCATGCCGCTGCACGAGGCACCGAGCCAGGACCACCCCTTCCAGCTGACGACCGGGCGCACCGTCTACCACTTCCACACCCGCACCAAGACCGCCCGCGCGCCCCAGTTGAACGCGGCTGCGCCCGAGGTGTGGGTGGAGATCTCTGAGGCGGACGCCGCCGCGCGGGAGCTGGAGGAGGGCGACCTCGTCGAGGTCTCCACGCCGCGCGGCGCCCTGAGGGGCCGGCTGCGCGTCACGGGCCTACGGCAGGGCGCGCTGTTCGTGCCCTTCCACTACGGCTACTGGGACACACCCGCCGGCTACGGACCGGACGCCACGACACCCGGACGCGCCGCCAACGAGACGACCGTCACCGACTGGGACCCGGCGTCCAAACAGCCGCTGTTCAAGACCGCCGCCGCTGCCCTCACCCTCGTGGCGAAGGGCGGCGGGCAGCACTCCCCGGCTCCCACCACCACCGCCTCCGAGCCCGGCCCCGGCTCCGGCGTACCGGCGACGGAAGGCGGGCCGGACGCCCGCGTACTGCAGACGACGGACGAGAACCGGGTCCCGCAGGAAGGCGGTTCACGATGA
- a CDS encoding MASE1 domain-containing protein, with protein sequence MVRSEKVRPRAAALLRILAVAGAYWAGGRIGLLQQVVIEGAVVTPLWPPTGIALSCLLWAGAGVWPGIALGALLSIATIDTVDPAAVGILAGNTLAPLCAYLMLRRIGFHTRLDRLRDGLALVFLGALGGMLVSATLGAGTLVLSGSLPLGEFWPVWSAWWAGDAMGVLVITPLLLVLRRARLPRDTRAWWWTEAAALSVTAVAVTLVATRADLSLLFLVFPVLIWAALRFQLPGSAPCALLISVLAISAATDDSGVFDDHGMLKAMVVLQALNGSAALTGLLLAAIVAEQNAVRRKIELACSALAEVVDQIAPGETAHLWPPPDGTKRLEG encoded by the coding sequence GTGGTCCGCAGCGAAAAAGTCCGACCCCGCGCCGCAGCACTGCTGCGTATCCTCGCCGTCGCCGGTGCCTACTGGGCCGGCGGCCGGATCGGCCTCCTCCAGCAGGTGGTCATCGAGGGCGCGGTCGTCACACCCCTGTGGCCGCCCACCGGCATCGCCCTGAGCTGTCTGCTGTGGGCGGGGGCAGGGGTGTGGCCCGGGATCGCGCTCGGCGCGCTCCTCAGCATCGCCACGATCGACACCGTCGACCCGGCCGCCGTCGGCATCCTGGCCGGCAACACGCTCGCCCCGCTGTGCGCGTATCTGATGCTGCGGCGGATCGGCTTCCACACCCGGCTCGACCGGCTCCGGGACGGGCTGGCGCTGGTGTTCCTGGGGGCCCTGGGCGGGATGCTGGTCAGCGCGACGCTCGGCGCGGGGACGCTGGTGCTGAGCGGGTCGCTGCCGCTCGGCGAGTTCTGGCCGGTGTGGTCGGCGTGGTGGGCCGGGGACGCGATGGGCGTCCTGGTGATCACCCCGCTGCTGCTGGTGCTGCGCCGGGCGCGGCTGCCGCGCGACACCCGGGCGTGGTGGTGGACGGAGGCCGCGGCGCTCTCCGTGACGGCGGTGGCCGTGACGCTGGTGGCCACGCGGGCCGACCTGTCACTGCTGTTCCTGGTGTTCCCGGTGCTGATCTGGGCGGCGCTGCGGTTCCAGCTGCCCGGCTCCGCGCCGTGCGCGCTGCTGATCTCGGTGCTGGCGATCTCGGCGGCGACCGACGACTCCGGCGTGTTCGACGACCACGGCATGCTGAAGGCCATGGTCGTCCTGCAGGCGCTCAACGGGTCCGCGGCCCTGACCGGACTGCTGCTGGCGGCGATCGTCGCCGAGCAGAACGCCGTCCGCCGCAAGATCGAGCTGGCCTGCTCGGCCCTCGCCGAGGTCGTGGACCAGATCGCGCCCGGCGAGACGGCGCACCTGTGGCCGCCGCCGGACGGCACCAAGCGCCTGGAGGGGTAG
- a CDS encoding L-threonylcarbamoyladenylate synthase, translated as MAKYFDVHPENPQRRTISTVADSIRAGALVAYPTDSCFALGCRLGSRDGIGRIRSIRNLDERHHFTLVCQNFAQLGQFVHVDNDVFRAIKAATPGSYTFILPATKEVPRQLLHPKKKTVGVRIPDHVVAQALVAELGEPLLSSTLLLPDEEEPLTQGWEIKERLDHVVDAVVDSGDCGTEPTTVVDFSGGEPEVVRRGAGDAARFE; from the coding sequence ATGGCGAAGTACTTCGACGTGCACCCCGAGAACCCTCAGCGACGCACCATCAGCACCGTGGCGGACAGCATCAGAGCCGGCGCGCTCGTGGCGTATCCGACGGACTCCTGCTTCGCGCTGGGATGCCGGCTGGGCAGCCGTGACGGCATCGGACGGATCAGGTCCATCCGCAATCTGGACGAGCGCCACCACTTCACGCTGGTGTGTCAGAACTTCGCCCAGCTGGGGCAGTTCGTGCACGTCGACAACGACGTGTTCCGGGCGATCAAGGCGGCGACGCCCGGGAGTTACACCTTCATCCTTCCGGCGACGAAGGAGGTGCCGCGCCAGCTGCTGCACCCGAAGAAGAAGACCGTCGGTGTCCGCATCCCCGACCACGTCGTCGCTCAGGCACTGGTCGCCGAACTCGGCGAGCCGCTGCTCTCCAGCACCTTGCTCCTGCCCGACGAGGAGGAGCCGCTGACGCAGGGCTGGGAGATCAAGGAGCGGCTCGACCATGTGGTGGACGCCGTGGTCGACTCCGGCGACTGCGGCACCGAGCCGACCACGGTCGTCGACTTCTCCGGCGGCGAACCCGAGGTCGTGCGGCGCGGAGCGGGCGACGCCGCACGCTTCGAGTAG
- a CDS encoding PP2C family protein-serine/threonine phosphatase, with amino-acid sequence MTRRRPARSATADEMLATLGRLTDRARQGAERHKARVELAEALQRSMLPACLPTVPGLRVAAEYAPARNGLDIGGDWYDGFVLPDGSLGLSIGDVQGHDVEAAAFMGQVRIGLRAVAMATTDPGEVLRRANELLLSVDHGLFATCSFLRYDPALRELRSARAGHVPALWATADGQGGVVEDEAGVPLGILPGEVYPVASRRLPAGGAFVLLTDGVVEGPSYPIEAGLEAVTDVVRSAARRGTAAERLAEQVMGTAAFTDHTDDAAVLVLLQDTA; translated from the coding sequence ATGACCCGGCGTCGTCCCGCGCGATCGGCGACCGCGGACGAGATGCTCGCCACGCTCGGGCGGCTCACCGACCGCGCGCGGCAGGGCGCCGAGCGGCACAAGGCCCGCGTCGAACTGGCCGAGGCCCTGCAGCGCTCGATGCTGCCGGCCTGCCTGCCCACCGTGCCGGGCCTGCGGGTCGCCGCGGAATACGCGCCGGCCAGGAACGGTCTGGACATCGGCGGCGACTGGTACGACGGTTTCGTCCTCCCCGACGGCTCGCTCGGGCTGTCGATCGGTGACGTGCAGGGCCACGACGTGGAGGCAGCGGCTTTCATGGGGCAGGTCCGCATCGGCCTGCGCGCCGTCGCCATGGCCACCACCGACCCGGGCGAGGTGCTGCGCCGGGCCAACGAGTTGCTGCTCTCCGTCGACCACGGGCTCTTCGCGACCTGCAGCTTCCTGCGCTACGACCCCGCGCTCCGCGAGCTCCGGAGCGCCCGCGCCGGTCATGTGCCGGCCCTGTGGGCGACGGCCGACGGGCAGGGCGGGGTCGTCGAGGACGAGGCGGGTGTGCCGCTCGGCATCCTTCCCGGCGAGGTGTATCCGGTGGCGAGCCGCCGCCTGCCCGCGGGCGGCGCGTTCGTCCTGCTCACCGACGGTGTCGTGGAGGGTCCCTCGTACCCGATCGAGGCGGGGCTGGAAGCGGTGACCGACGTGGTCCGTTCCGCGGCCCGCCGCGGCACGGCCGCGGAACGGCTGGCGGAGCAGGTGATGGGCACGGCGGCGTTCACCGATCACACGGATGACGCAGCGGTCCTCGTCCTGCTCCAGGACACGGCGTAG
- a CDS encoding transglycosylase SLT domain-containing protein, producing the protein MTAFTRSTTGTARFRKLSFTGIAAAGAAAVALTLAPSPAHAAPATSASVTVGVPAAEKADKPKQSKKVYADNLDGWIKEALDIMKAEGIPGTYEGLHRNIMRESSGNPDAQNNWDVNAQNGTPSKGLLQVIQPTFDAYHVEGTPRDLTDPVANITAAANYAADKYGSIDNVDSAY; encoded by the coding sequence ATGACCGCCTTCACGCGCAGCACCACCGGTACCGCCCGCTTCCGCAAGCTCTCGTTCACCGGCATCGCCGCGGCGGGCGCCGCGGCAGTGGCGCTCACCCTGGCCCCCTCTCCCGCTCACGCGGCCCCGGCCACGTCGGCCTCGGTGACGGTCGGCGTCCCGGCCGCGGAGAAGGCGGACAAGCCGAAGCAGAGCAAGAAGGTCTACGCCGACAACCTCGACGGCTGGATCAAGGAGGCGCTCGACATCATGAAGGCCGAGGGCATCCCCGGCACCTACGAGGGCCTGCACCGCAACATCATGCGGGAGTCCAGCGGCAACCCGGACGCCCAGAACAACTGGGACGTCAACGCGCAGAACGGCACCCCGTCCAAGGGGCTGCTGCAGGTCATCCAGCCGACCTTCGACGCCTACCACGTCGAGGGCACCCCGCGTGACCTGACCGACCCGGTGGCCAACATCACCGCGGCCGCGAACTACGCGGCCGACAAGTACGGCTCCATCGACAACGTCGACTCCGCCTACTGA